A section of the Chelmon rostratus isolate fCheRos1 chromosome 16, fCheRos1.pri, whole genome shotgun sequence genome encodes:
- the LOC121619935 gene encoding biotinidase-like — MAWFVAVTTFSLILAVAHGGPAMDPSYVAAVYEHNLVLNPDPRVPLSRPAALQHMQKNLDIYKVQAARAAQKGAQILVFPEVGLQGFNFSRSSIFGYLETIPDPQQESWNPCTEPDKHNNTEVLQQLSCMARRHNLYLVANMADLQPCPLKTDPSSSCPSDGHWQFNTNVVFRSDGLLVARYHKYNLFFEEAFDTPQPEIITFDTPFAGRFGLMICFDILFHEPPVSLVEKGVRQLIFPTAWMNLLPLLDSVQFQRAFSLGANVSLLAANLRHDRLDMRGSGIYTPFSATYHHAQKGDPEEGRLLVARVPVLDPLWLGHNMATEKKVVTDESTSSTATDSGSYKQRSGFDPPSPEIASSVPPSSTTFISSMMCDPFTFVLLNETEGEVKVCNGTFCCYLQYRRLPQAGSNELYALGAFAGMHVVDGRYALQVCALVRCAGSDISSCGQGVEEAESKLDFLLEGKFGTKYVYPSVLGSKMVLEQPEHLERAEDGRVSMKHSNMTVGLVTACLYGRMYHLDNE, encoded by the exons ATGGCTTGGTTTGTTGCCGTCACCACTTTTTCTCTAATTTTGGCCGTTGCTCATGGAGGGCCTGCTATGGACCCCTCgtatgttgctgctgtgtatgAGCACAACTTAGTCCTGAACCCGGATCCTCGTGTCCCCCTGTCCCGCCCCGCTGCCCtgcaacacatgcagaaaaactTGGATATCTACAAGGTGCAGGCTGCCCGGGCCGCTCAGAAG GGTGCCCAGATCCTGGTGTTTCCAGAAGTTGGTCTTCAAGGTTTCAACTTCAGCCGCTCGTCCATCTTCGGCTACCTCGAAACCATTCCTGACCCGCAGCAGGAGAGCTGGAACCCCTGCACAGAGCCGGACAAGCACAACAACACTGAG GTTCTCCAGCAGTTGAGCTGTATGGCCCGTCGTCACAACCTCTACCTGGTGGCCAACATGGCTGACCTACAGCCCTGTCCCCTGAAGACcgacccctcctcctcctgtccttctgATGGACACTGGCAGTTCAACACCAACGTGGTTTTCAG GTCAGATGGCCTGCTGGTGGCACGCTACCACAAGTACAACCTCTTCTTTGAGGAGGCCTTTGACACACCGCAACCTGAGATCATCACATTTGACACACCTTTTGCAGGGAGGTTTGGTCTCATGATCTGCTTTGACATCCTGTTCCATGAGCCCCCAGTTAGCCTGGTGGAGAAG GGTGTGCGTCAGCTGATCTTTCCCACAGCCTGGATGAACCTGCTCCCTCTACTGGACTCAGTCCAGTTCCAGCGTGCTTTCAGCCTGGGTGCCAATGTCAGCCTGTTAGCGGCCAACCTTCGTCACGACCGACTGGACATGAGAGGAAGTGGTATCTACACCCCTTTTTCTGCCACCTACCACCACGCCCAGAAGGGAGACCCAGAGGAGGGCAGACTGCTGGTGGCCAGGGTGCCTGTCTTAGACCCACTGTGGCTGGGGCACAACATGGCCACTGAGAAGAAGGTAGTCACGGATGAGTCCACATCATCTACAGCTACAGACTCTGGATCCTATAAGCAGAGGAGCGGTTTTGACCCTCCTTCTCCTGAAATTGCTTCTTCggtccctccctcctccaccaccttcaTCTCATCAATGATGTGCGACCCATTTACATTTGTCCTCTTAAACGAAACAGAGGGTGAAGTGAAGGTGTGCAATGGCACCTTTTGCTGTTATCTGCAGTACCGGCGGTTACCACAGGCAGGCAGTAACGAGCTCTATGCATTGGGAGCATTTGCTGGAATGCACGTTGTGGATGGACGCTACGCCCTGCAG GTGTGTGCTCTTGTCCGCTGTGCAGGGTCGGACATCTCCTCCTGTGGACAGGGAGTGGAAGAGGCTGAATccaaactggacttcctgttgGAGGGGAAGTTTGGGACCAAATATGTGTACCCATCAGTTTTAGGTAGCAAGATGGTCCTGGAGCAGCCTGAACATCTGGAAAGAGCTGAAGATGGCAGAGTGAGCATGAAACATTCAAACATGACTGTTGGGCTGGTCACTGCCTGTCTGTATGGACGAATGTATCACCTGGACAACGAATAA
- the LOC121619333 gene encoding serine/threonine-protein phosphatase 6 regulatory ankyrin repeat subunit A isoform X2, translated as MAVLKIQDQPSLLRAIFNVDPDEVRSLIFKKEDVNIQDNEKRTPLHAAAYLGDAEIIELLILSGARVNAKDNKWLTPLHRAVASCSEDAVAVLLKHSADVNARDKNWQTPLHVAASNKAVRCAEALVPLLSNVNVSDRAGRTALHHAAFSGHVEMVKLLLSRGANINAFDKKDRRAIHWGAYMGHLEVVKLLVASGAEVDCKDKKAYTPLHAAASSGMSSTVHYLLSLGVHVNEVNAYGNTPLHLACYNGQDVVVNELIRAGANVNQVNERGFSALHFASSSRQGALCQELLLAHGAHINMRSKDRKTPLHMAATHGRFSCSQALIQNGAEIDCEDKSRNTALHIAARCGHELIITALIKHGANTAKRGIHGMFPLHLAALSGFSDCCRKLLSSGFDIDTPDDFGRTCLHAAAAGGNLECLNLLLNIGADFNRKDNFGRTPLHYASANCNYQCVFALVGSGASINELDQRGCSPLHYAAAADTDGKCVEYLLRNDADPGVRDKQGYSAVHYASAYGRTLCLELMASETPLDVLMETSGTDILSDLESQAPVSPLHLAAYHGHCGALEVLLSSLLEVDVCSPEGRTPLSLACSRGHQECVSLLLHHGSSPMTCDYTHKKTAIHAAAMNGHPECLRLLMSNNDQHINVDAQDINGQTPLMLAVLNGHTECVYSLLSQGASVENQDRWGRTALHRGAVTGQEECVEALLQRGASVCVRDIRGRSPLHLASACGRVGALGALLQASTTTATTTSQTHAHLTDNQGYTPLHWACYNGYDACVEVLLDQEVFKKIKGNSFSPLHCAVMNDNEGVAEMLIDSLGTTIVNTTDSKGRTPLHAAAFSDHVECVSLLLSHGAQANVVDTHSRRTPLMMAALNGQTNTVEVLVSSAKADLTLQDTHRNTALHLACSKGHETSALLIMEKISDRNLINCTNAALQTPLHVAARKGLTVVVQELLGKGASVLAVDENGYTPALSCAPNRDVADCLALILNSMMPTSPMVTIAALPALSLTQTVVNHHPTNNHISKGVAFDTPPPLRPDHASYCRPERPLSSVSGDDEMNDSDSETY; from the exons GAGCCAGAGTTAATGCCAAAGACAACAAGTGGTTGACGCCTCTTCACCGAGCCGTCGCCTCTTGTAGTGAG GATGCAGTGGCAGTGTTGCTGAAGCACAGCGCAGATGTTAACGCCCGGGACAAGAACTGGCAGACGCCGCTCCATGTTGCTGCTAGCAACAAGGCGGTACGCTGTGCCGAAGCTTTGGTCCCGCTGCTCAGCAATGTCAACGTGTCCGACCGGGCGGGACGCACTGCCCTGCACCACGCTGCCTTCAGTGGTCATGTAGAG ATGGTCAAGTTGCTGCTGTCCAGAGGAGCCAACATTAATGCATTTGACAAGAAGGACAGGAGAGCTATCCACTGGGGAGCCTACATGG GCCACCTGGAGGTGGTGAAATTATTGGTGGCCAGCGGAGCAGAAGTGGACTGCAAGGACAAGAAAGCCTACACCCCGCTCCATGCAGCCGCCTCCAGTGGCATGAGCAGCACAGTGCACTACCTGCTGAGCCTGGGGGTCCAC GTCAATGAGGTGAACGCCTATGGCAACACTCCACTCCATTTGGCCTGCTACAACGGACAGGATGTGGTGGTCAACGAGCTCATCAGGGCAGGGGCCAACGTcaatcag GTGAACGAGAGGGGTTTTTCTGCTCTCCACTTTGCCTCCTCTTCACGCCAGGGGGCGCTGTGCCAGGAGCTGCTGTTGGCCCACGGAGCGCACATCAACATGCGG AGTAAGGACCGGAAGACTCCCCTCCACATGGCAGCTACTCATGGAAGGTTCTCCTGCTCACAGGCCCTCATTCAAAATG gagctGAGATTGATTGTGAGGACAAGAGCAGAAACACTGCCCTTCACATCGCCGCCCGTTGTGGCCATGAGCTCATCATCACAGCACTCATCAAACATGGAGCCAACACCGCCAA GAGAGGCATTCACGGGATGTTCCCTCTACACCTGGCAGCTCTCAGCGGCTTCTCAGATtgctgcaggaagctgctgtcCTCAG GTTTTGACATCGACACCCCTGATGACTTTGGAAGGACCTGTctacatgctgctgcagctggagg GAACCTGGAGTGTCTGAACCTGCTGTTAAACATAGGAGCGGACTTTAACAGGAAAGACAACTTTGGAAG GACTCCACTACACTATGCATCAGCCAACTGTAACtaccagtgtgtgtttgccttgGTGGGGTCTGGGGCAAGCATCAATGAGCTGGACCAGAGAGGCTGCAGCCCCCTGCACtacgctgctgcagctgacactgatGGGAA atGTGTGGAATACCTGTTGAGGAACGATGCTGATCCAGGAGTGAGAGACAAGCAGGGTTACAGTGCAGTGCATTATGCCTCGGCCTACGGGCGCACACTCTGCCTGGAACTG ATGGCAAGCGAGACACCTCTTGATGTG TTGATGGAAACATCCGGAACAGACATCCTCAGTGACTTAGAGAGCCAGGCACCTGTGAGTCCACTGCACCTGGCG GCTTACCACGGACACTGTGGAGCTTTAGAGGTTCTCTTGTCTTCACTGCTGGAAGTGGACGTTTGCAGCCCGGAAGGCCGGACCCCCCTCAGCCTGGCCTGCTCCAGAGGTCATCAGGAGTGTGTCTCTCTACTGCTGCACCACGGCTCCTCACCCATGACCTgtgactacacacacaaaaagacagcCATACATGCTGCAG CTATGAATGGCCACCCAGAGTGCCTGCGCCTGCTCATGAGCAACAACGACCAACACATTAATGTGGACGCACAAGACATCAACggaca GACCCCTCTGATGTTGGCAGTGCTGAATGGacacacagagtgtgtgtacTCTCTACTCAGTCAAGGAGCCAGTGTAGAGAATCAAGACCGTTGGGGGCGGACAGCACTACACCGAGGG GCAGTGACAGGCCAGGAGGAGTGTGTGGAGGCCCTCCTCCAGCGGggggccagtgtgtgtgtcagagacatCCGGGGCCGCTCCCCTCTCCACCTAGCATCCGCTTGCGGCCGTGTGGGTGCCCTAGGTGCCCTGCTGCAGGCCAGCACCACCACCGCTACCACCACCTCACAAACTCATGCACACCTCACTGACAACCAGGGCTACACCCCGCTGCATTGGGCCTGCTACAACG GATACGATGCTTGTGTGGAGGTGTTGTTAGACCAGGAGGTGTTCAAGAAGATTAAGGGCAACTCTTTCAGTCCACTGCACTGTGCTGT tatgaACGATAACGAGGGAGTGGCTGAGATGTTAATTGACTCCCTGGGCACAACTATCGTCAATACCACTGACTCCAAGGGCAG GACCCCCCTTCACGCTGCAGCTTTCTCCGACCACGTGGAGTGTGTCTCCCTTCTGTTGAGCCACGGAGCACAGGCAAATGTAGTCGACACACACTCGCGCAGGACACCGCTGATGATGGCAGCTCTCAATGGGCAGACCAATACTGTGG AGGTGTTGGTGAGCAGTGCTAAAGCAGACTTGACGCTACAGGATACACACAGGAACACGGCATTACATCTGGCATGCAGCAAG GGTCACGAGACGAGTGCCTTGTTGATTATGGAGAAGATCAGCGACCGGAACCTCATCAACTGCACTAATGCTGCTCTCCAGAC GCCCCTGCACGTTGCAGCCAGAAAGGGATTGACGGTGGTGGTCCAGGAGCTGCTGGGGAAAGGAGCTAGTGTGTTAGCAGTGGATGAGAACG GTTACACTCCAGCTCTGTCCTGCGCTCCCAACCGTGATGTGGCCGACTGCCTGGCGCTCATCCTCAACTCCATGATGCCCACCTCCCCTATGGTCACCATAGCAGCTTTGCCTGCGCTTTCTCTTACTCAGACAGTCGTCAACCACCACCCCACCAACAACCACATCTCCAAAGGTGTGGCCTTTGACACCCCACCCCCTCTGAGGCCTGACCATGCCTCCTACTGCAGGCCAGAGCGCCcgctgtcctctgtctctggaGACGATGAAATGAATGACTCTGATTCAGAGACATACTGA
- the LOC121619921 gene encoding biotinidase-like codes for MSLREDAMLLFVVVFISCAFTSAVIQAEPSVDSSYVAAVYEHNLILNPEPHVPLSRPDALQHLQENLDIYEEQAARAAQQGAQILVFPEDGLQGFNFSRSSISGYLETIPDPQQESWNPCTEPGKHNNTEVLQQLSCMARRHNLYLVANMADLQPCPLKTDPSSSCPSDGHWQFNTNVVFRSDGLLVARYHKYNLYFEKAFDTPPQPEITTFDTPFAGRFGLMICFDILFHEPTVSLVEKGVRQLIFPTAWMNQLPLLDMIQFQRAFSLGANVTLLAANIRNDRLIMTGSGIYTPFSATYHHAQKGDPEEGRLLVARVPVLDPLWLGHNMATEKGVVTDESTSSTATDSGYCHKESCFDSPSPEIASLVPPSSTTFISSMMYDTFTFVLLNETEGEVKVCNGTFCCYLQYRMVPQVSSNELYALGAFAGTHTVNGRYALQVCALVCCAGSDISSCGQEVEEAETKMDFLLEGKFGTKYVYPSVLASKLVLEQPEHLERAEDGRVSMKHSNMTGGLVTACLYGRMYHLDNE; via the exons ATGTCTCTCAGGGAAGACGCGATGCTGTTGTTCGTTGTCGTTTTCATCAGCTGTGCTTTCACGTCGGCGGTTATTCAAGCAGAGCCCTCTGTGGACTCCTCGTACGTTGCTGCTGTGTACGAGCACAACTTAATCCTGAACCCGGAGCCTCATGTCCCCCTGTCCCGCCCCGATGCcctgcagcacctgcaggaaAACCTGGACATCTACGAGGAGCAGGCTGCCCGGGCCGCTCAGCAG GGTGCCCAGATCCTGGTGTTTCCGGAAGATGGTCTTCAGGGTTTCAACTTCAGCCGCTCGTCCATCTCCGGCTACCTAGAAACCATTCCTGACCCCCAGCAGGAGAGCTGGAACCCCTGCACAGAGCCGGGCAAGCACAACAACACTGAG GTTCTCCAGCAGTTGAGCTGTATGGCCCGTCGTCACAACCTCTACCTGGTGGCCAACATGGCTGACCTACAGCCCTGTCCCCTGAAGACcgacccctcctcctcctgtccttctgATGGACACTGGCAGTTCAACACCAACGTGGTTTTCAG GTCAGATGGCCTGCTGGTGGCACGCTACCACAAGTACAACCTCTACTTTGAGAAGGCCTTTGACACGCCACCGCAACCTGAGATCACCACATTTGACACACCTTTTGCAGGGAGGTTTGGTCTCATGATCTGCTTTGACATCCTGTTCCATGAACCCACAGTTAGCCTGGTGGAGAAG GGTGTGCGTCAGCTGATCTTTCCCACAGCCTGGATGAACCAGCTCCCTCTACTGGACATGATCCAGTTCCAGCGTGCTTTCAGCCTGGGTGCCAATGTCACCCTGCTAGCAGCAAACATTCGTAATGACAGACTGATCATGACAGGAAGTGGTATCTACACCCCTTTTTCTGCCACCTACCACCACGCCCAGAAGGGAGACCCAGAGGAGGGCAGACTGCTGGTGGCCAGGGTGCCAGTCTTGGACCCACTGTGGCTGGGGCACAACATGGCCACTGAGAAGGGGGTAGTTACGGATGAGTCCACATCGTCCACAGCTACAGACTCTGGATACTGTCACAAAGAAAGCTGTTTTGATTCTCCTTCTCCTGAAATTGCTTCTTTggtccctccctcctccaccaccttcaTCTCATCAATGATGTACGACACATTTACGTTTGTCCTCTTAAACGAAACAGAGGGTGAAGTGAAGGTGTGCAATGGCACCTTTTGCTGTTACCTGCAGTACCGGATGGTACCACAAGTGAGCAGTAACGAGCTCTATGCATTGGGAGCATTTGCTGGAACCCACACAGTGAATGGACGCTACGCCCTGCAG GTGTGTGCTCTTGTCTGCTGTGCAGGGTCGGACATCTCCTCCTGcggacaggaagtggaagaggCTGAAACTAAAATGGACTTCCTGCTGGAGGGGAAGTTTGGGACCAAATATGTGTACCCATCGGTTTTAGCTAGTAAGCTGGTCCTGGAGCAGCCTGAACATCTGGAAAGAGCTGAAGATGGCAGAGTGAGCATGAAACATTCAAACATGACTGGTGGGCTGGTCACTGCCTGTCTGTATGGACGAATGTATCACCTGGACAACGAATAA
- the LOC121619333 gene encoding serine/threonine-protein phosphatase 6 regulatory ankyrin repeat subunit A isoform X1: MRSERASRVCIVVLEEVEEDEPSSSPPPPRPKSSPDRRSHHASRRAAVQEDKPSLLRAIFNVDPDEVRSLIFKKEDVNIQDNEKRTPLHAAAYLGDAEIIELLILSGARVNAKDNKWLTPLHRAVASCSEDAVAVLLKHSADVNARDKNWQTPLHVAASNKAVRCAEALVPLLSNVNVSDRAGRTALHHAAFSGHVEMVKLLLSRGANINAFDKKDRRAIHWGAYMGHLEVVKLLVASGAEVDCKDKKAYTPLHAAASSGMSSTVHYLLSLGVHVNEVNAYGNTPLHLACYNGQDVVVNELIRAGANVNQVNERGFSALHFASSSRQGALCQELLLAHGAHINMRSKDRKTPLHMAATHGRFSCSQALIQNGAEIDCEDKSRNTALHIAARCGHELIITALIKHGANTAKRGIHGMFPLHLAALSGFSDCCRKLLSSGFDIDTPDDFGRTCLHAAAAGGNLECLNLLLNIGADFNRKDNFGRTPLHYASANCNYQCVFALVGSGASINELDQRGCSPLHYAAAADTDGKCVEYLLRNDADPGVRDKQGYSAVHYASAYGRTLCLELMASETPLDVLMETSGTDILSDLESQAPVSPLHLAAYHGHCGALEVLLSSLLEVDVCSPEGRTPLSLACSRGHQECVSLLLHHGSSPMTCDYTHKKTAIHAAAMNGHPECLRLLMSNNDQHINVDAQDINGQTPLMLAVLNGHTECVYSLLSQGASVENQDRWGRTALHRGAVTGQEECVEALLQRGASVCVRDIRGRSPLHLASACGRVGALGALLQASTTTATTTSQTHAHLTDNQGYTPLHWACYNGYDACVEVLLDQEVFKKIKGNSFSPLHCAVMNDNEGVAEMLIDSLGTTIVNTTDSKGRTPLHAAAFSDHVECVSLLLSHGAQANVVDTHSRRTPLMMAALNGQTNTVEVLVSSAKADLTLQDTHRNTALHLACSKGHETSALLIMEKISDRNLINCTNAALQTPLHVAARKGLTVVVQELLGKGASVLAVDENGYTPALSCAPNRDVADCLALILNSMMPTSPMVTIAALPALSLTQTVVNHHPTNNHISKGVAFDTPPPLRPDHASYCRPERPLSSVSGDDEMNDSDSETY, from the exons GAGCCAGAGTTAATGCCAAAGACAACAAGTGGTTGACGCCTCTTCACCGAGCCGTCGCCTCTTGTAGTGAG GATGCAGTGGCAGTGTTGCTGAAGCACAGCGCAGATGTTAACGCCCGGGACAAGAACTGGCAGACGCCGCTCCATGTTGCTGCTAGCAACAAGGCGGTACGCTGTGCCGAAGCTTTGGTCCCGCTGCTCAGCAATGTCAACGTGTCCGACCGGGCGGGACGCACTGCCCTGCACCACGCTGCCTTCAGTGGTCATGTAGAG ATGGTCAAGTTGCTGCTGTCCAGAGGAGCCAACATTAATGCATTTGACAAGAAGGACAGGAGAGCTATCCACTGGGGAGCCTACATGG GCCACCTGGAGGTGGTGAAATTATTGGTGGCCAGCGGAGCAGAAGTGGACTGCAAGGACAAGAAAGCCTACACCCCGCTCCATGCAGCCGCCTCCAGTGGCATGAGCAGCACAGTGCACTACCTGCTGAGCCTGGGGGTCCAC GTCAATGAGGTGAACGCCTATGGCAACACTCCACTCCATTTGGCCTGCTACAACGGACAGGATGTGGTGGTCAACGAGCTCATCAGGGCAGGGGCCAACGTcaatcag GTGAACGAGAGGGGTTTTTCTGCTCTCCACTTTGCCTCCTCTTCACGCCAGGGGGCGCTGTGCCAGGAGCTGCTGTTGGCCCACGGAGCGCACATCAACATGCGG AGTAAGGACCGGAAGACTCCCCTCCACATGGCAGCTACTCATGGAAGGTTCTCCTGCTCACAGGCCCTCATTCAAAATG gagctGAGATTGATTGTGAGGACAAGAGCAGAAACACTGCCCTTCACATCGCCGCCCGTTGTGGCCATGAGCTCATCATCACAGCACTCATCAAACATGGAGCCAACACCGCCAA GAGAGGCATTCACGGGATGTTCCCTCTACACCTGGCAGCTCTCAGCGGCTTCTCAGATtgctgcaggaagctgctgtcCTCAG GTTTTGACATCGACACCCCTGATGACTTTGGAAGGACCTGTctacatgctgctgcagctggagg GAACCTGGAGTGTCTGAACCTGCTGTTAAACATAGGAGCGGACTTTAACAGGAAAGACAACTTTGGAAG GACTCCACTACACTATGCATCAGCCAACTGTAACtaccagtgtgtgtttgccttgGTGGGGTCTGGGGCAAGCATCAATGAGCTGGACCAGAGAGGCTGCAGCCCCCTGCACtacgctgctgcagctgacactgatGGGAA atGTGTGGAATACCTGTTGAGGAACGATGCTGATCCAGGAGTGAGAGACAAGCAGGGTTACAGTGCAGTGCATTATGCCTCGGCCTACGGGCGCACACTCTGCCTGGAACTG ATGGCAAGCGAGACACCTCTTGATGTG TTGATGGAAACATCCGGAACAGACATCCTCAGTGACTTAGAGAGCCAGGCACCTGTGAGTCCACTGCACCTGGCG GCTTACCACGGACACTGTGGAGCTTTAGAGGTTCTCTTGTCTTCACTGCTGGAAGTGGACGTTTGCAGCCCGGAAGGCCGGACCCCCCTCAGCCTGGCCTGCTCCAGAGGTCATCAGGAGTGTGTCTCTCTACTGCTGCACCACGGCTCCTCACCCATGACCTgtgactacacacacaaaaagacagcCATACATGCTGCAG CTATGAATGGCCACCCAGAGTGCCTGCGCCTGCTCATGAGCAACAACGACCAACACATTAATGTGGACGCACAAGACATCAACggaca GACCCCTCTGATGTTGGCAGTGCTGAATGGacacacagagtgtgtgtacTCTCTACTCAGTCAAGGAGCCAGTGTAGAGAATCAAGACCGTTGGGGGCGGACAGCACTACACCGAGGG GCAGTGACAGGCCAGGAGGAGTGTGTGGAGGCCCTCCTCCAGCGGggggccagtgtgtgtgtcagagacatCCGGGGCCGCTCCCCTCTCCACCTAGCATCCGCTTGCGGCCGTGTGGGTGCCCTAGGTGCCCTGCTGCAGGCCAGCACCACCACCGCTACCACCACCTCACAAACTCATGCACACCTCACTGACAACCAGGGCTACACCCCGCTGCATTGGGCCTGCTACAACG GATACGATGCTTGTGTGGAGGTGTTGTTAGACCAGGAGGTGTTCAAGAAGATTAAGGGCAACTCTTTCAGTCCACTGCACTGTGCTGT tatgaACGATAACGAGGGAGTGGCTGAGATGTTAATTGACTCCCTGGGCACAACTATCGTCAATACCACTGACTCCAAGGGCAG GACCCCCCTTCACGCTGCAGCTTTCTCCGACCACGTGGAGTGTGTCTCCCTTCTGTTGAGCCACGGAGCACAGGCAAATGTAGTCGACACACACTCGCGCAGGACACCGCTGATGATGGCAGCTCTCAATGGGCAGACCAATACTGTGG AGGTGTTGGTGAGCAGTGCTAAAGCAGACTTGACGCTACAGGATACACACAGGAACACGGCATTACATCTGGCATGCAGCAAG GGTCACGAGACGAGTGCCTTGTTGATTATGGAGAAGATCAGCGACCGGAACCTCATCAACTGCACTAATGCTGCTCTCCAGAC GCCCCTGCACGTTGCAGCCAGAAAGGGATTGACGGTGGTGGTCCAGGAGCTGCTGGGGAAAGGAGCTAGTGTGTTAGCAGTGGATGAGAACG GTTACACTCCAGCTCTGTCCTGCGCTCCCAACCGTGATGTGGCCGACTGCCTGGCGCTCATCCTCAACTCCATGATGCCCACCTCCCCTATGGTCACCATAGCAGCTTTGCCTGCGCTTTCTCTTACTCAGACAGTCGTCAACCACCACCCCACCAACAACCACATCTCCAAAGGTGTGGCCTTTGACACCCCACCCCCTCTGAGGCCTGACCATGCCTCCTACTGCAGGCCAGAGCGCCcgctgtcctctgtctctggaGACGATGAAATGAATGACTCTGATTCAGAGACATACTGA